One Mycolicibacterium sarraceniae genomic window carries:
- a CDS encoding Fic family protein codes for MLFEPPTLDAREHEVISEIDELRQRLRSRLYEPRRWTGSLRRVQFARAVQGSNSIEGYEAKLDDALAIEMGEEALDASEETALAIKGYRDAMTYVLQLAEEPRFRFEEQLIKSLHFMMTNYDLKSRPGRWRAGPIYVQKEETGEIVYEGVDVDSVDSLMHELATYLESDGDIPIVVKAAMAHLNLVLIHPFRDGNGRMARCLQTLALAREGIVSPVFSSIEEYLGRNTQPYYDVLATVGAGSWQPANDTRPWIRFVLTAHLRQAKTVLRRTKEIETVYLELERLVARYRLPERTLEALFDATSGLRVRRAVYRAILENQSEDSVSEQTATRDLQSLTSHGLLVPHGERRGRYYTAGPELAAIRERVMKNRDPRDESDPFAVKASASAQEGLF; via the coding sequence ATGCTGTTCGAGCCGCCAACACTGGACGCTCGCGAGCACGAGGTCATCTCCGAAATAGACGAACTGCGCCAGCGGCTGCGTTCTCGCCTTTACGAACCGCGCCGTTGGACGGGCTCTCTACGCCGGGTGCAATTCGCCCGCGCAGTCCAAGGGTCCAACAGCATCGAGGGTTACGAAGCCAAACTTGACGATGCGCTCGCCATCGAGATGGGCGAAGAGGCCCTGGACGCGAGCGAAGAAACCGCCCTCGCTATCAAGGGCTACCGCGACGCGATGACCTACGTGCTCCAACTCGCGGAGGAGCCCAGATTCCGCTTCGAGGAACAACTCATCAAGAGCCTTCACTTCATGATGACGAATTACGACCTGAAGAGCCGCCCAGGCCGGTGGAGGGCCGGGCCGATCTACGTCCAGAAGGAAGAGACCGGCGAGATTGTCTACGAGGGCGTCGACGTCGACTCCGTCGATTCGCTCATGCACGAACTCGCCACATACCTGGAATCCGATGGGGATATCCCGATCGTCGTCAAGGCCGCGATGGCGCACCTCAACCTCGTGCTCATCCATCCCTTCCGGGACGGAAACGGTCGAATGGCGCGGTGCCTCCAAACGCTGGCGCTCGCTCGGGAAGGAATCGTTTCCCCGGTGTTCTCCAGCATCGAGGAATACCTGGGCCGTAACACACAGCCTTACTACGACGTTCTCGCAACGGTCGGAGCCGGCTCCTGGCAGCCCGCCAATGACACAAGGCCCTGGATTCGCTTCGTCCTCACCGCACACCTACGCCAAGCGAAAACCGTTCTGCGACGAACCAAAGAGATCGAAACGGTGTACTTGGAACTCGAACGTCTCGTGGCCCGCTACCGACTGCCCGAACGCACTCTCGAAGCGCTTTTCGACGCAACTTCCGGGCTCAGAGTCCGGCGGGCCGTCTACCGCGCAATTCTCGAAAACCAAAGCGAAGATTCGGTCAGTGAACAGACAGCGACCCGCGACCTGCAGAGTCTCACCAGCCACGGCCTCCTCGTCCCACACGGCGAACGCCGCGGACGCTATTACACGGCAGGCCCCGAACTCGCCGCGATCCGTGAGCGTGTGATGAAGAACCGCGACCCCCGCGACGAGTCGGATCCCTTCGCCGTCAAAGCCTCGGCTTCAGCTCAGGAGGGCCTGTTCTGA
- a CDS encoding MFS transporter — MSSVAEGECPSEAEAKLPREVWVLIAANAVIALGYGVVAPVLPQFARNFGVSISAATFVITAFAVMRLCFAPASGMLVQRLGERRIYVSGLIIVALSTGACAFAHTYWQLLVFRALGGIGSTMFFVSALGLMIRISPHDARGRVAGMFSSAFLVGSVAGPLMGSLTAGLGLAAPFLIYGSALLIAAAVVFIFLRHSHLAAPAPADELTVTLKVALRHRAYRAALLSNFATGWSAFGLRVALVPLFITEALHRGPGVAGAALATFAAGNVAAVIPSGRLSDRTGRRPLLIVGLAASGLTTAVVGAATSLPVFLVGAFIAGAGTGVFTAPQQAAVADIIGRARGGTAVATFQMMSDLGSIVGSLGVGEIAQHFSFEAAFAISGAILALASIGWLLAPETRDAPPLEHTPARPLGPEAAGELP, encoded by the coding sequence GTGAGTTCCGTCGCGGAGGGTGAGTGTCCCTCGGAAGCCGAGGCAAAGCTCCCGCGCGAGGTCTGGGTTCTGATCGCCGCCAACGCGGTCATCGCGTTGGGTTACGGCGTAGTGGCGCCTGTGCTGCCGCAGTTCGCCCGCAACTTCGGCGTGAGCATCAGTGCAGCGACGTTCGTGATCACCGCCTTCGCGGTGATGCGGCTGTGCTTCGCGCCGGCGTCGGGGATGTTGGTGCAGCGGCTGGGGGAGCGGCGCATCTACGTCAGCGGCCTAATCATCGTCGCGCTGTCGACTGGGGCATGCGCCTTCGCTCATACCTATTGGCAGCTGTTGGTATTCCGGGCGTTGGGTGGAATCGGCTCGACGATGTTCTTCGTCTCCGCGTTGGGACTGATGATCCGCATCAGCCCGCACGACGCCCGTGGTCGGGTCGCAGGCATGTTCTCGAGCGCGTTTCTGGTCGGCTCGGTGGCCGGCCCGCTGATGGGCAGCCTGACCGCGGGCCTGGGCCTGGCTGCGCCGTTCCTTATCTATGGCTCGGCGCTGCTGATCGCGGCGGCGGTGGTGTTCATCTTCCTGCGGCATTCCCACCTGGCGGCACCCGCCCCGGCTGATGAGCTGACCGTCACGCTGAAGGTGGCGCTGCGCCATCGCGCCTACCGGGCGGCACTGCTGTCCAACTTCGCTACCGGCTGGTCGGCGTTCGGGCTGCGGGTCGCCCTGGTGCCGCTGTTCATCACCGAGGCGTTGCACCGCGGGCCCGGCGTCGCGGGTGCGGCGCTGGCGACGTTCGCGGCCGGCAACGTCGCCGCGGTGATCCCGTCGGGGCGGCTGTCGGACCGGACCGGCCGGCGGCCGCTGCTGATCGTCGGCCTGGCGGCGTCGGGCCTGACGACCGCAGTGGTCGGGGCGGCGACGTCGCTGCCGGTGTTCTTGGTGGGTGCGTTCATCGCCGGCGCGGGCACTGGGGTCTTCACCGCGCCGCAGCAGGCCGCGGTGGCCGACATCATCGGCAGGGCGCGCGGCGGGACGGCGGTGGCGACGTTCCAGATGATGTCGGACCTGGGCTCGATCGTGGGATCGCTCGGGGTCGGGGAGATCGCCCAGCACTTCTCGTTCGAAGCGGCGTTCGCGATCAGCGGCGCGATCCTGGCGCTGGCCTCGATCGGGTGGCTGCTGGCGCCCGAAACGCGAGATGCTCCGCCGCTGGAGCACACCCCGGCGCGGCCGCTGGGCCCGGAGGCCGCTGGCGAGCTGCCCTGA
- the pgm gene encoding phosphoglucomutase (alpha-D-glucose-1,6-bisphosphate-dependent), giving the protein MAANPRAGQPALPEDLVDLPHLVTAYYTVTPDPDNIDQQVVFGTSGHRGSSLDGAFNEAHILATTQAIVEYRAAQGTTGPLFIGRDTHGLSEPAWVSALEVLAANDVVAIVDSPDRYTPTPAVSHAILAFNRGLSAGLADGIVVTPSHNPPRDGGFKYNPPNGGPADTDATGAIAKRANEILRDGLQGVKRVPLARALKSVQRHDYLDSYISDLPNVVDIHAIRAQKIRIGADPLGGASVDYWGAIAERHDLDLTVVNPLVDATWRFMTLDTDGKIRMDCSSPNAMASLIANRDSYQIATGNDADSDRHGIVTPDAGLMNPNHYLAVAIDYLYSHRPDWPASVAVGKTAVSSSIIDRVVAGLGRELIEVPVGFKWFVGGLISGTIGFGGEESAGASFLRRDGSVWTTDKDGIIMALLASEILAVTGLSPSQRYAELAATYGAPTYARVDAPANREQKARLAKLSPEQVTATELAGEPITAKLTTAPGNGAPLGGLKVTTADGWFAARPSGTEDVYKIYAESFKGPEHLAEVQKAAREVVNSVIS; this is encoded by the coding sequence ATGGCGGCTAACCCCCGCGCCGGTCAGCCGGCGCTCCCCGAAGACCTCGTCGATCTGCCCCATCTGGTCACCGCGTATTACACGGTCACCCCCGACCCCGACAACATCGACCAGCAGGTCGTGTTCGGTACGTCGGGGCATCGCGGCTCCAGTCTGGACGGGGCGTTCAACGAGGCGCACATCCTGGCCACCACTCAGGCGATTGTGGAGTACCGAGCTGCGCAGGGCACCACCGGGCCACTGTTCATCGGCCGTGACACCCACGGGCTGTCCGAGCCGGCATGGGTGTCGGCGCTAGAGGTATTGGCCGCCAATGACGTTGTGGCGATAGTTGATTCCCCTGACCGCTACACTCCGACGCCGGCGGTCAGCCACGCGATCCTGGCCTTCAACCGAGGGCTGAGCGCCGGTCTGGCCGACGGTATCGTCGTCACCCCGTCGCACAACCCGCCACGTGACGGCGGCTTCAAGTACAACCCGCCCAACGGCGGGCCGGCCGACACCGATGCCACCGGCGCGATTGCCAAGCGCGCCAACGAGATTCTGCGTGACGGCCTCCAGGGCGTGAAGCGGGTGCCGTTGGCACGCGCACTGAAGAGCGTCCAGCGCCACGACTACCTTGACTCCTACATCTCGGATCTGCCCAACGTCGTCGACATCCACGCCATCCGGGCCCAGAAGATCCGCATCGGTGCCGATCCGCTGGGCGGGGCCAGCGTCGACTACTGGGGTGCGATCGCCGAGCGGCATGACCTCGACCTCACCGTGGTCAACCCGCTGGTAGATGCGACCTGGCGATTTATGACGCTGGACACCGACGGCAAGATCCGGATGGACTGCAGCTCGCCCAACGCGATGGCCTCACTGATCGCCAACCGCGACTCGTATCAGATCGCCACCGGTAACGACGCCGACTCCGACCGACACGGCATCGTCACCCCCGACGCCGGGCTGATGAACCCGAACCACTATCTGGCCGTGGCGATCGACTACCTGTACTCGCATCGACCGGACTGGCCAGCCAGTGTGGCGGTCGGCAAGACGGCCGTCAGCTCGTCGATCATCGATCGGGTGGTAGCGGGCCTGGGCCGCGAGCTCATCGAGGTGCCGGTCGGCTTCAAATGGTTCGTCGGCGGGTTAATCAGCGGCACAATCGGTTTCGGCGGCGAAGAGTCGGCCGGTGCATCGTTCCTGCGCCGCGACGGGTCGGTCTGGACCACCGACAAGGACGGGATCATCATGGCCCTGCTGGCCTCCGAGATCCTTGCCGTCACCGGATTGTCGCCCTCGCAGCGCTACGCCGAGCTGGCGGCCACGTACGGGGCGCCGACCTATGCCCGGGTCGACGCCCCGGCTAACCGGGAGCAGAAGGCGCGGCTGGCCAAGCTATCGCCGGAGCAGGTCACCGCGACCGAGTTGGCGGGCGAGCCGATCACCGCGAAGCTGACCACCGCACCGGGCAACGGCGCTCCGCTGGGTGGGCTCAAAGTGACCACCGCCGACGGCTGGTTTGCGGCGCGGCCGTCGGGCACCGAGGACGTCTACAAGATCTACGCCGAGTCGTTCAAGGGCCCCGAGCATCTGGCGGAGGTGCAGAAAGCCGCCCGTGAGGTGGTGAACTCAGTCATCTCGTGA
- the crcB gene encoding fluoride efflux transporter CrcB: MFGHDNRELAAVFVGGAVGTLARAILATAFADDPARWPWATFGVNIVGAFLLGYFTTRLLERLPLSSYRRPLLGTGLCGGLTTFSTMQVETLKMIEHHHYGLAASYTVVSIVAGLLAVYVATALVRRVRIRA, from the coding sequence TTGTTCGGCCATGACAACCGAGAGCTGGCGGCCGTATTCGTCGGCGGTGCGGTCGGGACCCTGGCCCGCGCGATCCTGGCCACGGCGTTCGCCGATGACCCGGCACGCTGGCCGTGGGCGACCTTCGGCGTCAACATCGTGGGTGCGTTCCTGCTGGGCTACTTCACCACCCGACTGCTCGAACGACTGCCACTGTCGAGCTACCGCCGCCCGCTGTTGGGTACCGGGTTGTGCGGCGGGCTGACGACGTTCTCCACCATGCAGGTCGAGACGTTGAAGATGATCGAGCACCACCATTACGGGCTGGCGGCGAGCTACACCGTGGTCAGCATCGTCGCCGGTCTGCTGGCGGTGTATGTGGCGACCGCGCTGGTGCGTCGCGTCAGGATCCGTGCGTGA
- the crcB gene encoding fluoride efflux transporter CrcB, with the protein MVIGGLGAVARLLVDRAVARRAARSFPFGTLAVNISGAVLLGFVSGLTLSHHAALLAGTAFVGAYTTFSTWMLETQRLTEERQIWPAVANLVVSVALGVAAAMLGQWIASLL; encoded by the coding sequence ATGGTCATAGGTGGGCTTGGGGCGGTGGCCCGTCTCCTGGTCGATCGAGCGGTGGCCCGCCGGGCGGCGCGGTCGTTCCCGTTCGGGACCCTGGCCGTCAACATCAGTGGCGCGGTGCTGCTCGGGTTCGTCAGCGGGCTGACGCTGAGCCACCACGCCGCCCTGCTGGCCGGCACCGCCTTCGTCGGGGCCTACACCACGTTCTCGACCTGGATGCTGGAAACCCAGCGGCTGACCGAGGAACGCCAGATCTGGCCCGCGGTCGCCAATCTCGTCGTCAGCGTCGCCCTGGGCGTCGCCGCGGCGATGCTCGGCCAATGGATTGCGAGCCTGCTGTGA